TATTTTGATGTGCTGGGCGCGCGCCTGATTCAGCGCTTCTCCCATGAGCGTGCGCTGGCGCTGTTTATGGTGTGCGCTGCCGCGCTGCTCTCGACCTTTCTCACCAATGATGTCGCGTTGTTTATTCTGGTCCCGCTGACGCTGACTTTACGTAAGTTCTCCCGCCTGCCGATTTCGCGCCTGATCATCTTCGAAGCGCTGGCGGTGAATGCCGGATCGCTGCTGACCCCGGTGGGCAACCCGCAAAATATTTTGCTGTGGAGCCACGGTACGCTGAGCGTATCGGGGTTTATTCTGCAAATGCTACCGCTTGCCGCCTGGCTGATGCTGACGCTAATGGCACTGACATGGTGGAGTTTTTCCGCGCGTACCATCCAGAAACATGCCCAGACGGAGGCGCATCAGTGGCAAAAGCCGCTGTTTATCCTCAGCGTGGTGCTGTATCTGGTGTTTGTGGTGGCGCTGGAGCTTAAGCTCACCGGCTGGGCATTGCTGCTGGTGGCGGGATGTTTTCTGCTGTTGGCACGTCAGGTGCTGATCAGCATCGACTGGAGCCTGCTGCTGGTGTTTGTCGCCATGTTTATCGATGTCTTTCTGCTGATGCATCTGCCGTGGTTACAACCGCATTTTGCCGCCATTGGTCAACTGGGTGAGGGCGGGTTATACCTGCTGGCGATAGGTCTGTCGCAAATCATCAGCAATGTCCCTTCAACCATTCTGCTGTTGCAAAAAGTGCCACCCAGCGAAGTGCTGGCCTGGGCGGTCAATATCGGTGGTTTTGGTCTGTTGCCCGGTTCGCTGGCGAATCTGATCGCGCTGCGTATGGCGCAGGATCGCCGCGTCTGGTGGCGCTTCCATCTGTTTTCACTGCCGATGCTGGCGTGGTCGATGCTGAGCGGCTGGCTGTTGCTGCAGTGGCTGCGCTAACCCAGCGAATTCTCTTCCCGTAGCGCGGTTAGCCGTCGCATATTCAGTATGTTATCGCGCATTTTTGCCGAAAATGCGCGCGTTCGCCGTTTTGTAAAGAAACACTGGAATTTGTCAATTTCTTATCTAAGGTTAACTTGACCGTTTACGCCCGGGGATCGGGGCCAGGATTAAGATGACAACTTATGAGTGATAACGAAAATCAGCCGTCAGCGAGCAACACGCAGGATCCGCATCAGGCAGCAGCAACCCACTCCCAATCGTCAGAAAACAATGAGCCGGAACGCAAGCGCCCAGGCAAAAAGCCACTGATCATCCTCGTGATTGTCGCGGTGATCATGCTGCTGGTGATTTTCTGGTTCTGGTTCAGCAACCGCAATATTGAAACCACCGATGATGCCTTTACCGAAGGCAATGCGGTCACGATCGCACCCAAAGCCGCCGGTTATGTGGTGAAACTGCTGGTACGGGATAACCAGCGGGTGAAGCAGGGTGATTTGCTGGTGGAAATTGACCCACGGGACAACATCGCGCAGCGTGATCAGGCTAAGGCGCAGCTGGGATTGGCGCAGGCGCAACTGCATCAGGCCCAGGCGCAACTGGCGCTGTCGCGCGTGCAATATCCGGCACAGCGCGATCAGGCGTTAGCCGACCAGGCCAAAGCGCAGGCGAATTTGCTCAATGCGCAGGCTGATTATCGTCGGCAGCGCGGCGTCGATCCGCGCGCCACCTCGCAGCGCAATATCGATACCGCCACGGTGCAATTACGTTCTGCCGAGGCGCAGCTGGAGAGCGCGAAAGCGCAGGTGGAAGTGGCCTCGCAGGTGGCTTTGCAGATTCGTGCCCAGGAAACCAACGTCGAAGCACGTCAGCAACAGGTGGAGCAGGCGCAGGCGCAGCTGAACACTGCCGAACTGAATCTTTCCTATACCCAGGTGCGCGCGCCCTATGACGGGTTCGTCACCAAACGTAATGTCCATATTGGCTCGCTGGTGCAGGCAGGGACGGCGCTGTTCTCGCTGGTGTCACCGGATATCTGGATTACCGCCAACTTTAAAGAGTCGCAGCTGGAACGCATGAATACGGGCGATAAAGTGGCTATCAGTGTCGATGCCTGGCCGAGCCTGAAGCTGGAAGGGCATGTGGACAGCATTCAGATGGGCACCGGCTCACGTTTCTCGACCTTCCCGGCTGAGAACGCCACCGGGAATTACGTCAAGATTGTCCAGCGCGTCCCGGTGAAAATTGTCATCGATAAAGGTCTTGATGCCAATCACCCGCTGCCGCTCGGACTGTCGGTTGAACCGAAGGTGACAGTGGAATGAGTGCCAGCCAGAGCTGGAAACCCGCCAGCAATCCCTGGCTGGTCGCAATCATGGTCACGCTGGCGGTGTTTATGGAGATCCTCGACACCACTATCGTTAACGTCGCGTTGCCGCATATTGCGGGATCGCTCTCCTCCAGTTATGACGAATCCACCTGGGTACTGACCTCGTATCTGGTGGCGAATGGCATCGTACTGCCGATCTCGGCCTTCTTTACCCGCCTGTTTGGCCGCAAGCGGTTCTTCATGATCTGCATCGTGATGTTCACCGTCTGTTCATTCCTGTGCGGCATCGCCACCGAACTGTGGCAAATCATCTTGTTCCGGGTGCTACAGGGCTTCTTCGGCGGGGGATTGCAGCCGACACAGCAATCGGTGCTGCTCGACTATTTCAAACCAGAAGATCGTGGCAAGGCATTTGGCCTCTCCTCCATTGCGATCATCGTGGCGCCGGTGATTGGCCCGACGCTGGGCGGCTGGATCACCGATAACTACAGCTGGCGTTGGGTGTTCTTTATCAATATTCCGGTGGGGATTCTGACGGTGCTGGCGATTTACCAGCTGCTGGAAGACCCGCCGTGGGAAAGCAAGTGGAGCAAAGGTCGCCTGAAGATCGACTATATCGGCATCGGGTTGATCACCATTGGGCTGGGCTGTTTACAGGTGATGCTGGATCGTGGTGAGGATGAAGACTGGTTCGCTTCCCACTTTATCCGGTTGTTCGCCGGGCTGGCGGTGGTCGGCATTGTCGGGGCGGTGTACTGGCTGTTGTACGTGCGTAAACCGGTGGTGGATCTGACGGTAATGAAGGACCGCAACTTCTGGGTTGCCGGGTTGCTGATGGCGGGCATGGCGATGATTCTGTACGGCAGTTCGGTGGTGTTGCCACAGCTGGCACAGCAGGATCTGGGATATACCGCCACCTGGTCGGGGTTGGTGCTGTCGCCCGGTGCCGTATTGATTGTGCTCACCATCCCGCTGGTGCTGAAGCTGATGCCAAT
This genomic stretch from Pantoea cypripedii harbors:
- a CDS encoding DHA2 family efflux MFS transporter permease subunit gives rise to the protein MSASQSWKPASNPWLVAIMVTLAVFMEILDTTIVNVALPHIAGSLSSSYDESTWVLTSYLVANGIVLPISAFFTRLFGRKRFFMICIVMFTVCSFLCGIATELWQIILFRVLQGFFGGGLQPTQQSVLLDYFKPEDRGKAFGLSSIAIIVAPVIGPTLGGWITDNYSWRWVFFINIPVGILTVLAIYQLLEDPPWESKWSKGRLKIDYIGIGLITIGLGCLQVMLDRGEDEDWFASHFIRLFAGLAVVGIVGAVYWLLYVRKPVVDLTVMKDRNFWVAGLLMAGMAMILYGSSVVLPQLAQQDLGYTATWSGLVLSPGAVLIVLTIPLVLKLMPIVQTRYIIAFGFTCLTLAFLYSTRLTPNVDFTTLVMMRSAQSIGLGFLFVPLTTIAFVTIPQRLNADAAALFTMFRNVAGSIGISLSTAAITERMQTQSANMVHNMSPLNEPFNLTLQHWAQAIRDYTTAVGDPLQLASGQLYQEMIAQARILAYIDVFMGLSIVALLLIPFCWLLSPIKSEGSAGAH
- a CDS encoding HlyD family secretion protein gives rise to the protein MSDNENQPSASNTQDPHQAAATHSQSSENNEPERKRPGKKPLIILVIVAVIMLLVIFWFWFSNRNIETTDDAFTEGNAVTIAPKAAGYVVKLLVRDNQRVKQGDLLVEIDPRDNIAQRDQAKAQLGLAQAQLHQAQAQLALSRVQYPAQRDQALADQAKAQANLLNAQADYRRQRGVDPRATSQRNIDTATVQLRSAEAQLESAKAQVEVASQVALQIRAQETNVEARQQQVEQAQAQLNTAELNLSYTQVRAPYDGFVTKRNVHIGSLVQAGTALFSLVSPDIWITANFKESQLERMNTGDKVAISVDAWPSLKLEGHVDSIQMGTGSRFSTFPAENATGNYVKIVQRVPVKIVIDKGLDANHPLPLGLSVEPKVTVE
- a CDS encoding SLC13 family permease, which encodes MPIVLRSLMRDRILHLLLLLGVILLPLADFRWQQLPGAVDWHTIMTLTGLLMLTKGLENSGYFDVLGARLIQRFSHERALALFMVCAAALLSTFLTNDVALFILVPLTLTLRKFSRLPISRLIIFEALAVNAGSLLTPVGNPQNILLWSHGTLSVSGFILQMLPLAAWLMLTLMALTWWSFSARTIQKHAQTEAHQWQKPLFILSVVLYLVFVVALELKLTGWALLLVAGCFLLLARQVLISIDWSLLLVFVAMFIDVFLLMHLPWLQPHFAAIGQLGEGGLYLLAIGLSQIISNVPSTILLLQKVPPSEVLAWAVNIGGFGLLPGSLANLIALRMAQDRRVWWRFHLFSLPMLAWSMLSGWLLLQWLR